One window from the genome of Mumia sp. ZJ1417 encodes:
- a CDS encoding NAD(P)/FAD-dependent oxidoreductase, producing MTQTATPLPLGREAGDETWDAVVVGAGPGGLTCAAYLAANGKRVLVLEANQVVGGSTQVFRRAGNKFEFDVGTHYVGECGPGGRMQTALSGLALTERINWLRQRPEGHCQVMIPGTTFQTPTGWDTYLDRLIAAFPEEEAGLRRCVTIMRTIATRERPRRRPFALLRWGVRPITTLMAACGLSPDAQAVVLAENGDYTWPPHRTPTAMHAGFLHHYLQAGAYYPRGGGQVIGAHLTDVVQTHGGQVRTKARVDKILIEDGRAVGVRLRDGEEIRAEAVVSAADFKKTWAELVGDEHLTRRLRRRLGSLEMTLPMFAVYVALDVDLRERDTPPLAWVWPTNDIDGYYREVAAGRCPERMPVGISCPTAKDPEGTHSAPAGYSTLELVSWAPKDYAFWNVETGPADGGRYGRDERYLELKEELTQRVLDTAELMIPDIRERMVFCEASTPITQERFTLTTDGSCYGIAPLLKNLGPFRPRVTTHIPGLFLAGGSTEHMFGINATIYGGMGTAGAVLGRDLVQEVREGAVFVDEARLTEITDDFDPLLASKPRSDIRRPVRRRPRAAAPTSG from the coding sequence ATGACGCAGACAGCGACGCCCCTGCCCCTTGGCCGCGAAGCCGGCGACGAGACCTGGGACGCCGTGGTGGTGGGCGCCGGTCCGGGTGGCCTCACGTGCGCGGCGTACCTCGCAGCCAACGGCAAGCGGGTGCTCGTGCTCGAGGCCAACCAGGTCGTCGGTGGCAGCACCCAGGTCTTCCGCCGCGCGGGCAACAAGTTCGAGTTCGACGTCGGCACGCACTACGTCGGCGAGTGCGGTCCCGGCGGTCGGATGCAGACCGCGCTCTCCGGGCTGGCGCTCACCGAGCGCATCAACTGGCTGCGACAGCGCCCGGAGGGCCACTGCCAGGTGATGATCCCTGGCACCACGTTCCAGACGCCGACCGGCTGGGACACGTACCTCGACCGCCTGATCGCGGCCTTCCCCGAGGAGGAGGCGGGCCTTCGTCGCTGCGTCACGATCATGCGCACCATCGCCACCCGCGAGCGGCCGCGCCGCCGCCCGTTCGCGCTGCTGCGCTGGGGCGTACGACCCATCACGACGCTGATGGCCGCGTGCGGTCTGAGCCCCGACGCGCAGGCGGTGGTCCTCGCGGAGAACGGCGACTACACGTGGCCCCCGCACCGGACGCCCACGGCGATGCACGCGGGCTTCCTCCATCACTACCTCCAGGCCGGTGCCTACTACCCGCGGGGCGGCGGCCAGGTCATCGGCGCCCACCTCACCGACGTCGTCCAGACGCACGGGGGTCAGGTCCGCACCAAGGCCAGGGTCGACAAGATCCTGATCGAGGACGGGCGCGCCGTCGGTGTCCGCCTTCGCGACGGCGAGGAGATCCGCGCCGAGGCCGTGGTCTCCGCGGCCGACTTCAAGAAGACGTGGGCGGAGCTGGTCGGGGACGAGCACCTGACCCGACGGCTGCGGCGCAGGCTGGGGAGCCTGGAGATGACGCTGCCGATGTTCGCGGTGTACGTCGCCCTCGACGTCGACCTGCGCGAGCGGGACACCCCGCCGCTGGCCTGGGTGTGGCCCACCAACGACATCGACGGCTACTACCGCGAGGTCGCCGCGGGGCGCTGCCCCGAGCGGATGCCCGTGGGCATCAGCTGCCCCACCGCCAAGGATCCTGAGGGGACGCACTCGGCGCCCGCGGGCTACTCGACGCTCGAGCTCGTGAGCTGGGCGCCCAAGGACTACGCGTTCTGGAACGTCGAGACAGGGCCTGCGGACGGCGGGCGCTACGGCCGCGACGAGCGCTACCTCGAGCTCAAGGAGGAGCTCACCCAGCGCGTGCTCGACACCGCCGAGCTGATGATCCCGGACATCCGGGAGCGGATGGTCTTCTGCGAGGCGTCCACCCCGATCACCCAGGAGCGCTTCACCCTCACCACCGACGGCTCCTGCTACGGCATCGCCCCGCTCCTGAAGAACCTGGGACCGTTCCGGCCGCGCGTGACGACGCACATCCCGGGGCTGTTCCTCGCGGGGGGAAGCACGGAGCACATGTTCGGCATCAATGCCACGATCTACGGCGGCATGGGCACGGCCGGCGCCGTGCTCGGCCGCGACCTCGTCCAGGAGGTGCGCGAGGGCGCCGTCTTCGTGGACGAGGCACGCCTGACGGAGATCACGGACGACTTCGACCCGCTCCTCGCGTCGAAGCCCCGGTCCGACATCCGTCGACCGGTGCGCCGCCGCCCCCGGGCAGCTGCCCCGACGAGCGGCTGA
- a CDS encoding SDR family NAD(P)-dependent oxidoreductase — MHDQPGIAPDDLATTLKVLRQLSDLHPDHPDLRTVKREASFMYKLIKKARRDEIRRERQRHDQDVIEKTATGSPMRIDDETAGIPLVSHAPGAFAGELITARGCYICKEDFTLVDAFYHWLCPRCAAMSHAKRDQRTDLTGKRALLTGGRAKIGMYIALRLLRDGAHTTITTRFPKDAVRRFAAMEDSSEWLHRLKVVGIDLRDPAQVISLADDVAAAGPLDILINNACQTVRRTPGAYSRLVEMEDAPLPPHIALPEMVSFDGMSEAHPAAIAGALSTTAVAHHEGESLEVAEAAHTAASITALALQAGSASLAAHLDGTAVDAGGLLPDLQTTNSWTQVVDQVDPLELLEVQLCNSIAPFLLVSRLRPAMRAAVDAGARRAYVVNVSAMEGQFSRRYKGPGHPHTNMAKAALNMMTRTSAGEMFETDKILMTAVDTGWITDERPHQEKLRIAAEGWHAPLDLVDGAARVYDPIVLGERGEDLFGCFVKDYEPSPW; from the coding sequence GTGCACGATCAGCCCGGCATCGCCCCCGACGACCTCGCGACCACTCTCAAGGTCCTCCGACAGCTCTCCGACCTCCACCCCGACCACCCGGATCTCCGGACGGTCAAGCGGGAGGCGTCGTTCATGTACAAGCTGATCAAGAAGGCGCGTCGCGACGAGATCCGCCGGGAGCGGCAGCGACACGACCAGGACGTCATCGAGAAGACGGCCACCGGCTCGCCGATGCGGATCGACGACGAGACGGCCGGCATCCCGCTGGTCTCGCATGCGCCGGGCGCCTTCGCCGGCGAGCTCATCACCGCTCGCGGGTGCTACATCTGCAAAGAGGACTTCACCCTCGTCGACGCCTTCTACCACTGGCTCTGCCCGCGGTGCGCGGCGATGTCGCACGCCAAGCGCGACCAGCGGACCGACCTCACCGGCAAGCGCGCGCTGCTCACCGGCGGTCGGGCGAAGATCGGCATGTACATCGCGCTGCGCCTGCTCCGCGACGGCGCGCACACCACCATCACCACCCGGTTCCCCAAGGACGCGGTGCGCCGGTTCGCCGCGATGGAGGACTCGTCCGAGTGGTTGCACCGGCTCAAGGTCGTCGGCATCGACCTGCGTGACCCCGCCCAGGTGATCAGCCTGGCCGACGACGTCGCCGCCGCAGGCCCTCTGGACATCCTGATCAACAACGCCTGCCAGACGGTGCGGCGGACGCCGGGCGCCTACTCGCGTCTGGTCGAGATGGAGGACGCCCCTCTGCCGCCGCACATCGCGCTGCCCGAGATGGTCTCCTTCGACGGCATGTCCGAGGCTCACCCTGCCGCGATCGCCGGCGCACTCTCGACCACGGCCGTCGCTCACCATGAGGGCGAGTCGCTCGAGGTCGCCGAGGCCGCGCACACTGCCGCCTCGATCACCGCACTGGCGCTCCAGGCCGGCTCGGCATCCCTGGCCGCGCACCTCGACGGCACCGCCGTGGATGCCGGCGGGCTGCTCCCGGACCTGCAGACCACGAACTCCTGGACCCAGGTCGTCGACCAGGTCGATCCGCTGGAGCTGCTCGAGGTCCAGCTCTGCAACTCGATCGCGCCGTTCCTGCTCGTCTCCCGGCTTCGCCCGGCGATGCGCGCCGCGGTCGACGCGGGTGCGCGGCGGGCGTACGTCGTCAACGTCTCGGCGATGGAGGGACAGTTCTCCCGCCGCTACAAGGGCCCGGGCCACCCGCACACCAACATGGCCAAAGCGGCGCTCAACATGATGACCCGCACCAGCGCGGGCGAGATGTTCGAGACCGACAAGATCCTGATGACCGCCGTCGACACCGGCTGGATCACCGACGAGCGGCCTCACCAGGAGAAGCTGCGGATCGCCGCGGAGGGGTGGCACGCTCCGCTCGACCTGGTCGACGGCGCCGCCCGGGTCTACGACCCGATCGTGCTAGGTGAGCGCGGGGAAGACCTCTTCGGTTGCTTCGTGAAGGACTACGAGCCGTCGCCCTGGTGA